In one Pelecanus crispus isolate bPelCri1 chromosome 12, bPelCri1.pri, whole genome shotgun sequence genomic region, the following are encoded:
- the LOC142594655 gene encoding argininosuccinate lyase — protein MATEGDKMLGGRFVGSTDPVMEMLSASITYDQRLSEVDIQGSMAYAKALEKAGILSKTELEKILSGLEKISEEWSKGVFVVTQTDEDIHTANERRLKELIGDIAGKLHTGRSRNDQVVTDLKLFMKNSLSIISTHLLQLIKTLVERAAIEIDVIFPGYTHLQKAQPIRWSQFLLSHAVALTRDSERLGEVKRRINVLPLGSGALAGNPLEIDRELLRSELDFASISLNSMDAVSERDFVVEFLSVATLLMIHLSKMAEDLIIYSTSEFGFVTLSDAYSTGSSLMPQKKNPDSLELIRSKAGRVFGRLAAILMVLKGLPSTYNKDLQEDKEAVFDVVDTLNAVLQVATGVISTLQINRENMEKALSPEMLSTDLALYLVRKGMPFRQAHAASGKAIHLAETKGTTINNLSLDDLKSISPLFGSDVSQVFNVVNSVEQYTAMGGTAKSSVTAQIEQLRELLKRHKEQA, from the exons ATGGCAACCGAG GGGGATAAAATGTTGGGAGGAAGATTTGTCGGAAGCACAGATCCAGTCATGGAGATGCTCAGCGCTTCCATTACCTATGATCAGAGGCTGTCTGAAGTTGATATCCAGGGGAGCATGGCCTATGCCAAAGCCTTGGAGAAGGCTGGGATCCTATCTAAAACTGAGCTGGAGAAGATCCTGAGTGGCCTGgaaaag ATCTCTGAGGAGTGGTCTAAAGGAGTCTTTGTGGTGACCCAAACTGATGAGGATATCCACACTGCCAACGAACGCAGACTGAAG GAGCTGATTGGAGACATAGCTGGAAAGCTGCACACTGGGAGAAGCAGGAATGATCAG GTTGTGACTGACCTGAAGCTGTTCATGAAGAATTCCCTCTCCATCATCTCCACTCACCTCCTGCAGCTCATTAAGACCCTGGTGGAGCGCGCTGCCAT AGAAATTGATGTTATCTTCCCTGGCTACACTCACCTGCAGAAAGCTCAGCCCATCAGATGGAGCCAGTTCTTGCTCAG CCATGCTGTTGCTCTGACCCGTGATTCGGAGCGCCTGGGAGAGGTGAAGAGGAGGATCAACGTCTTGCCTTTGGGAAG CGGTGCTCTGGCTGGCAACCCACTGGAAATTGATAGAGAGCTTCTGCGTAGTG AGCTGGACTTTGCTTCCATCAGCCTGAACAGCATGGATGCCGTTAGCGAGAGGGACTTTGTGG TGGAATTCCTCTCTGTTGCCACCCTGCTGATGATCCACCTTAGCAAGATGGCTGAAGATCTCATCATCTACAGTACCAGCGAGTTTGGCTTTGTAACTCTCTCTGATGCTTACAG cactggcagcagcctgATGCCTCAGAAGAAGAACCCCGATAGCCTGGAACTGATCCGCAGCAAAGCTGGACGAGTGTTTGGTCGG TTGGCTGCTATTCTCATGGTTCTCAAAGGACTTCCAAGCACCTACAACAAGGATCTGCAG GAGGACAAGGAGGCTGTCTTTGATGTTGTGGACACCCTGAATGCTGTGCTCCAGGTTGCCACTGGAGTGATTTCGACCCTCCAG ATCAACAGGGAGAACATGGAGAAGGCTCTGAGCCCTGAGATGCTGTCTACTGATCTGGCGCTCTACTTAGTTCGTAAAGGA ATGCCATTCAGGCAGGCCCACGCTGCCTCTGGGAAGGCCATCCACCTCGCTGAGACTAAGGGCACCACCATCAATAATCTCAGCCTGGATGACCTGAAGAGCATCAG CCCCCTGTTTGGCAGCGATGTCTCCCAGGTCTTCAACGTTGTCAACAGCGTGGAGCAGTACACGGCCATGGGTGGTACCGCCAAGAGCAGCGTGACTGCCCAGATcgagcagctgagggagctgttGAAGAGGCATAAGGAACAAGCTTAG